A single window of Malus sylvestris chromosome 5, drMalSylv7.2, whole genome shotgun sequence DNA harbors:
- the LOC126623533 gene encoding 187-kDa microtubule-associated protein AIR9-like, with amino-acid sequence MEDNLVVGGEETVEKAPISEKQASVRSSETAKGVTKTVKTGSAVTSKVSVPTVRKKVDPKSGVDPSSRATKSSANGSTRSLNSVPIRRNSTGGLPQKPSVSTTRQQNNATTTAVKKTVDPVRRSLPELRRSSLPSAAATKSSTRISVSEVRKSVSGSPLDRSLNKSSGSNVSVTKQETVRKPAVKPALSTSSSSSRRATSSLDSSASSGVRKSVSKLSSPLARTPTVTSRLKTGSLSSSLDRSSSLSGRRKTATHESRDSRFIVLPHVEIKASDDLRLDLRGHRVRSLKANGLNLSPNLEFVYLRDNLLSTLEGVEILARVKVLDLSFNDFKGPGFEPLETCKVLQQLYLAGNQLTSLASLPQLPNLEFLSVAQNKLKSLTMASQPRLQVLAASKNKISTLKGFPYLPVLEHLRVEENPILKMPHLEAASILLVGPTLKKFNDRDLSREELTIAKRYPAHTSLCIRDGWEFCRPDHAADSTFRFLVEQWKDHLPPGFLVKKVSVEKPFEEDTCRCQFTFVQENTLATDPQLILKYQWFVGERTPLNFTIIPDATGEVYWPKHEDIGRILKVECTPVLGETEYPSIFAISSPVKRGSRIPKVVNLDVHGNLVEGNIVKGHAEVAWCGGTPGKGVSSWLRRKWNSSPVVIAGAEDEEYKLTIDDIDSSLVFMYTPVTEEGAKGEPHYEYTDFVKSAPPSVNNVHIVGDVVEGSTIRGVGDYFGGREGPSKFEWLCEDKDTGDLVLVSTGTPEYTLTKEDVGHRLAFVYIPINFEGQEGESVSIRSQVVKPAPPKVIDLKIVGDLRENSKVTATGTVTGGTEGSSRVQWFKTSSSTLDGEKGLESLSTSKIAKAFRVPLGAVGYYIVVKFTPMTPDGESGEPAYAISDRAVETLPPSLNFLSITGDYTEGGMLTASYGYIGGHEGKSTYSWYLHEVETDSGSLIPEVTGLLQYRIAKDAIGKFISFKCTPVRDDGIVGEPRTCMGQERVRPGNPRLLSLQIVGNATEGTALSVEKKYWGGEEGNSVFYWFRTNSDGTQTEIRGATTASYTLSIDDIGFFVSVSCEPVRSDWARGPTVLSEHIGPVIPGPPTCRSLEFLGSMIEGQRLSFTASYSGGEQGDCSHEWFRVKRNGVKEKLSAQDFVDLTLDDVGTCVELVYTPMRKDGMRGNPKSIQSDVIAPADPVGLELVIPDCCENENLFPQKTYFGGEEGVGEYIWYRTKNKLHGSALQDIYNACEDLVICGKTLTYTPVLEDVGAYLALHWVPTRSDGKCGQALIAICNFPVAPALPVVSNVRAKELSQSVYSGEGEYFGGHEGSSLFSWYRETNEGTIVLINGANTNTYEVTDADYNCRLLFGYTPVRSDSVVGELKLSEPTDIILPELPRLEMLALTGKAIEGDVLTVVQVIPESETQQIVWSKYKKDVRYQWYFSSKEGDEKTFEILPPQQSCSYKMRLEDVGRCLKCECIVTDVFGRSTEPVYAETGPILPGIPRIDKLEIEGRGFHTNLYAVRGIYSGGKEGKSRIQWLRSMVGSPDLISIAGEVGRMYESNVDDVGYRLVAIYTPVREDGVEGHPVSASTEPIAVEPDVLKEVKQKLDLGTVKFETLCDKDQSTKKAPAVGSLERRILEVNRKRVKVVKPGSKTSFPTTEIRGSYAPPFHVELFRNDQHRLKIVVDGENNVDLMVQSRHLRDVTVLVIRGLAQKFNSTSLNTLLKIEA; translated from the exons ATGGAGGACAATTTAGTTGTGGGGGGCGAAGAGACGGTTGAAAAGGCCCCAATTTCGGAGAAACAGGCCTCTGTTCGTTCATCAGAAACTGCAAAAGGAGTTACCAAAACTGTGAAAACCGGCAGTGCAGTGACATCAAAGGTCTCGGTTCCAACTGTTAGAAAGAAAGTAGACCCCAAAAGTGGTGTGGATCCTAGTTCAAGGGCTACCAAGTCTAGTGCAAATGGGTCTACCCGAAGTTTGAATTCAGTTCCGATAAGGCGAAACAGCACTGGAGGTTTGCCGCAGAAGCCATCAGTCTCCACCACAAGACAGCAAAACAATGCCACTACGACTGCAGTAAAAAAGACTGTGGACCCTGTCAGGCGGTCTCTCCCAGAGCTTAGAAGGAGTTCATTGCCTTCAGCTGCTGCTACTAAATCTTCGACTAGAATCAGTGTTTCAGAAGTTAGAAAGTCGGTTTCAGGATCGCCATTGGACAGGAGTCTGAATAAATCATCCGGGTCAAATGTGAGTGTAACTAAACAAGAGACTGTCAGGAAGCCTGCTGTCAAACCTGCATTGTCCACTTCATCTTCCTCTTCAAGAAGGGCGACTTCCTCATTGGATAGTAGTGCTAGCAGTGGAGTCAGGAAGTCGGTCTCAAAGCTTTCTTCCCCATTAGCTCGAACACCTACAGTTACTAGTAGGCTGAAAACCGGTTCTTTGTCCTCTTCTCTTGATAGAAGTTCTAGTTTATCTGGGCGTAGGAAAACTGCAACTCATGAAAGCCGGGATTCTCGGTTCATTGTCCTTCCACATGTGGAAATCAAAGCCAGTGATGATCTG AGGTTAGATCTTAGGGGTCACAGAGTTCGCAGCCTCAAGGCTAATGGGTTGAACTTGTCACCAAATTTAGAG TTCGTTTATCTCAGAGACAATCTCTTGTCTACATTGGAGGGAGTGGAAATACTGGCACGAGTAAAG GTTCTTGATTTGAGTTTCAATGATTTCAAAGGGCCTGGATTTGAACCTCTTGAAACTTGCAAAGTCTTACAG CAACTTTATCTTGCTGGAAATCAACTCACGTCACTTGCAAGCCTTCCTCAGCTCCCTAATTTGGAG TTTCTCTCTGTCGCTCAAAATAAATTGAAGTCTCTTACAATGGCAAGCCAACCTAGACTACAG GTATTAGCTGCCAGCAAGAACAAAATTTCAACTCTAAAAGGTTTCCCCTATTTACCGGTCCTTGAG CATTTACGAGTGGAGGAAAATCCCATACTTAAAATGCCTCACCTAGAAGCAGCTTCCATTTTGCTTGTTGGTCCTACATTAAAAAAGTTCAATGACAGAG ATCTTTCCCGAGAAGAGCTTACAATTGCAAAGCGCTATCCGGCACACACCTCTTTGTGCATTAGAGATGGTTGGGAGTTTTGCCGCCCAGATCATGCAGCAG ACTCTACTTTTCGTTTTCTTGTTGAGCAATGGAAGGATCATTTGCCTCCCGGCTTCCTGGTCAAGAAGGTCTCTGTTGAGAAACCATTTGAAGAAGATACTTGTCGCTGCCAGTTCACTTTTGTACAAGAGAACACTTTGGCAACTGATCCACAATTAATCTTGAAATACCAATGGTTTGTAGGAGAAAGAACTCCTTTGAATTTCACCATTATTCCTGATGCCACTGGAGAG GTCTACTGGCCTAAGCATGAAGATATCGGTAGAATTTTAAAAGTGGAGTGTACTCCTGTATTAGGAGAAACGGAGTACCCTTCTATTTTTGCTATATCTTCTCCTGTTAAACGAG GAAGCAGAATCCCAAAGGTTGTGAATCTTGATGTTCATGGAAATCTAGTGGAGGGAAATATTGTTAAAGGTCATGCAGAAGTTGCGTGGTGTGGTGGCACTCCAGGGAAAGGTGTTTCTAG tTGGTTGAGGAGAAAATGGAATAGCAGTCCTGTGGTTATTGCGGGAGCTGAAGATGAGGAGTACAAATTGACCATAGATGATATTGACTCAAGTTTGGTTTTCATGTATACACCAGTGACAGAAGAAGGTGCCAAAGGAGAACCTCATTATGAATACACTGATTTTGTAAAATCAG CCCCTCCATCAGTCAATAATGTACACATTGTTGGAGATGTTGTTGAAGGCAGTACTATCAGAGGAGTTGGTGATTactttggaggaagagagggtCCCAGCAAGTTTGAATGGTTATGTGAGGATAAAGACACTGG AGACCTTGTTTTGGTATCAACGGGTACACCTGAGTATACTTTGACCAAGGAAGATGTTGGCCATCGCTTGGCTTTTGTGTATATACCCATCAATTTTGAAG GTCAAGAAGGGGAATCTGTTTCGATAAGGTCCCAAGTTGTGAAGCCAG CGCCTCCAAAGGTAATAGATTTGAAGATAGTTGGTGATCTAAGGGAGAACAGTAAGGTTACTGCAACCGGTACTGTCACTGGAGGAACTGAAGGGTCTAGCAGAGTACAGTGGTTTAAAACAAGTTCGTCTACTTTGGATGGTGAGAAAGGCCTTGAATCTTTAAGCACATCTAAGATTGCAAAG GCTTTTCGCGTACCCTTAGGAGCTGTTGGCTATTACATTGTTGTAAAATTTACTCCTATGACTCCAGATGGTGAATCTGGTGAACCAGCATATGCCATATCAGATAGAGCAGTTGAGA CTCTGCCTCCAAGCCTAAATTTCTTATCAATTACTGGTGATTACACCGAAGGTGGAATGTTGACGGCATCATATGGTTACATTGGTGGTCATGAAGGAAAAAGTACCTATAGTTGGTATCTTCACGAG GTTGAAACTGACTCCGGATCTCTAATACCTGAGGTCACGGGGCTTCTTCAGTATCGTATTGCAAAAGATGCAATTGGTAAATTCATTTCATTCAAATGCACCCCAGTGCGTGATGATGGGATTGTGGGTGAGCCAAGAACATGCATGGGCCAGGAACGTGTTCGCCCTG GGAACCCTAGATTGCTTTCTCTACAAATCGTTGGGAATGCCACTGAGGGAACTGCACTTAGTGTAGAAAAGAAATATTGGGGTGGTGAAGAGGGAAATTCAGTTTTCTACTGGTTCCGG ACTAATTCAGATGGAACACAAACCGAAATCAGGGGTGCAACAACTGCTTCATACACACTCTCAATTGATGATATTGGCTTCTTTGTCTCAGTATCTTGTGAGCCTGTCAGAAGTGACTGGGCACGTGGTCCTACTGTTCTATCCGAACACATTGGACCTGTAATACCTG GGCCCCCAACTTGTCGGTCTTTGGAGTTTCTTGGTTCAATGATAGAAGGGCAACGTCTGAGCTTTACTGCTTCTTATAGTGGAGG GGAGCAAGGCGATTGCTCGCATGAATGGTTTAGAGTCAAACGTAATGGTGTCAAGGAGAAGTTGAGTGCTCAGG ATTTTGTGGATTTGACTCTTGATGATGTGGGTACATGTGTTGAACTTGTTTACACTCCCATGCGCAAAGATGGGATGAGAGGAAATCCTAAGAGCATACAATCTGATGTGATTGCTCCTG CGGATCCAGTAGGACTGGAGCTTGTTATTCCCGATTGCTGTGAGAATGAGAATTTATTCCCCCAAAAAACATATTTTGGTGGAGAAGAAGGTGTTGGGGAATATATTTGGTACAGAACAAAGAATAAGCTGCATGGATCTGCATTGCAGGACATATATAATGCATGTGAAGATTTGGTTATTTGTGGTAAAACATT AACATACACACCAGTACTTGAAGATGTGGGGGCATATTTGGCCTTACATTGGGTCCCCACTCGTTCTGATGGCAAATGTGGACAGGCACTAATTGCCATTTGCAACTTTCCAGTTGCACCAG CTCTTCCTGTGGTTTCTAATGTTCGTGCGAAGGAGTTATCACAAAGCGTTTATTCTGGAGAAGGAGAGTATTTTGGTGGACATGAAGGATCGAGCCTGTTTAGCTGGTATAGAGAAACCAATGAAGGAACTATTGTTCTTATTAATGGAGCCAACACTAACACTTATGAAGTCACTGATGCAGACTACAACTGCCGTCTATTGTTTGG ATACACGCCAGTTCGTTCAGATTCGGTGGTTGGAGAACTGAAGTTGTCTGAGCCAACTGATATTATTCTTCCAG AGCTTCCAAGACTAGAGATGCTTGCTCTCACGGGAAAGGCAATCGAAGGTGATGTTCTTACAGTTGTTCAAGTGATCCCAGAGAGTGAGACTCAACAGATTGTTTGGAGCAAGTACAAGAAAGATGTCAGATATCAATG GTATTTTTCTTCAAAAGAGGGGGATGAAAAAACCTTCGAAATATTACCTCCACAGCAATCTTGCTCCTACAAGATGCGTCTAGAAGATGTTGGGCGCTGTCTAAAATGCGAATGCATTGTGACTGATGTTTTTGGAAGATCAACTGAGCCTGTCTATGCTGAAACCGGACCCATATTACCAG GAATCCCTAGAATAGATAAGCTGGAGATTGAAGGGAGGGGTTTCCACACCAACTTATACGCCGTACGTGGAATTTATAGTGGagggaaggaaggaaaaagtAGAATCCAATGGCTCAGATCAATGGTTGGCAGTCCTGATCTTATCTCTATAGCAG GGGAGGTAGGGCGAATGTACGAGTCTAATGTTGACGACGTAGGGTACAGGCTTGTTGCCATTTACACTCCTGTAAGGGAGGATGGAGTGGAGGGGCATCCTGTTTCTGCATCAACGGAGCCGATTGCAGTTG AACCTGATGTTCTTAAAGAAGTGAAGCAGAAGCTTGATCTTGGAACTGTGAAATTTGAG ACATTGTGTGACAAGGACCAATCTACGAAAAAG GCTCCTGCAGTGGGAAGTCTTGAGAGAAGAATCCTCGAAGTCAACAGAAAAAGAGTCAAGGTGGTAAAGCCCGGTTCTAAGACTTCCTTCCCAACCACTGAAATTCGTGGAAGTTATGCGCCTCCCTTTCAT GTGGAGCTGTTCCGAAACGACCAACACCGTCTGAAAATCGTCGTGGACGGCGAGAATAATGTCGACCTGATGGTGCAGTCGAGGCACCTTCGGGATGTAACCGTGCTGGTGATCAGAGGGCTTGCTCAGAAATTCAACAGTACATCACTCAATACCCTCCTCAAGATAGAGGCTTAA
- the LOC126623534 gene encoding cationic amino acid transporter 1-like, producing the protein MVTVVTRGGGGGGAQGNVIKRGSCICSKDDFLPEESFKSWGNYVHALSSTKTRLKDRLLARSLDHQEVEEIRARSQNQMKKTLNWWDLIWFGIGAVMGSGIFVLTGQEARNHAGPAIVISYFISGVSAMLSVLCYTEFAVELPVAGGSFSYLRVELGDFVAYIAAGNLLFEYIISGASVARSWTSYFATLCNHSPNDFRITASSLADNFNHLDPIAVFISILVCFGAALSMKASSRFNWVMSITHLVVLIFILVAGMTKADPTNFTTNFAPFGIHGILKASAVLFFAYVGFDGVATLGEETKNPGRDIPIGLIGSMLTIITTYCLLAATLCLMQPYSQIDPDASFTVAFQAAGMNWAKYIVALGALKGMTTVLLANLLAQARYFTHIGRTHMAPPFLASIHPKTGTPVNATVFMTVLNSLVAFFTSLDVLTDLLSISTLFIFTLVALALIVRRYYASGETSTPDRNKLAVFLVLIVGSSVGSSIFWAVSNGWIAYTVTVTIWFVATLGLQLTLKQAKKPKLWGVPLVPWLPSASIAINIFILGSIDGASYIRFGVWTLILLVYYLFVVLHASYDAARELERKAVDANMEAGTSRIIEFN; encoded by the coding sequence ATGGTGACCGTCGTCActagaggtggtggtggtggtggtgcacaaGGCAATGTGATCAAGAGAGGAAGTTGCATATGCAGCAAAGATGATTTCTTGCCGGAGGAGTCGTTCAAGAGCTGGGGAAACTATGTTCATGCGCTGTCCAGCACGAAAACAAGGCTCAAAGACCGGCTTCTTGCGCGGTCCCTGGACCACCAGGAGGTCGAAGAAATTCGTGCACGTAGTCAGAATCAGATGAAGAAAACCCTAAACTGGTGGGATCTCATTTGGTTCGGCATTGGAGCGGTCATGGGGTCGGGGATTTTTGTTCTCACAGGTCAGGAAGCAAGAAATCATGCTGGCCCTGCTATAGTAATCTCTTACTTCATATCCGGCGTTTCAGCAATGCTATCAGTTTTGTGCTACACTGAGTTTGCAGTGGAACTCCCTGTGGCGGGAGGCTCATTTTCTTATCTTAGGGTGGAGCTTGGTGATTTTGTGGCTTATATTGCCGCCGGAAACCTCCTCTTTGAGTATATAATTTCAGGAGCTAGTGTGGCAAGGTCATGGACCTCGTACTTTGCTACATTGTGCAACCACAGCCCCAACGATTTTCGCATCACCGCATCATCCCTTGCCGATAACTTCAACCATTTAGACCCAATCGCGGTTTTTATCTccattttggtttgttttggtgctGCCTTGAGCATGAAGGCTTCGTCTAGATTCAATTGGGTTATGTCTATCACCCATCTGGTGGTCTTGATTTTCATCCTTGTCGCCGGCATGACTAAGGCTGACCCTACTAATTTCACTACAAACTTTGCACCATTTGGTATCCACGGAATCTTGAAAGCTTCAGCTGTTCTCTTCTTTGCGTACGTGGGATTTGACGGTGTAGCAACGTTGGGGGAGGAGACGAAAAACCCTGGCAGAGATATCCCGATTGGGCTGATTGGCTCAATGTTGACTATCATAACAACTTATTGCCTTCTTGCAGCCACATTGTGCCTGATGCAGCCATACAGCCAAATTGATCCTGATGCATCATTCACCGTTGCATTCCAAGCCGCGGGTATGAATTGGGCCAAGTACATTGTTGCACTCGGAGCACTTAAAGGCATGACAACCGTCCTGCTTGCCAACCTTCTTGCCCAAGCTCGTTATTTCACTCACATTGGACGCACCCACATGGCACCTCCATTCCTGGCATCCATCCATCCGAAAACTGGCACGCCTGTGAATGCCACGGTTTTTATGACGGTTCTAAACTCCCTTGTTGCATTCTTCACAAGCCTTGATGTCCTGACAGACCTTCTCTCAATATCAACCCTGTTTATCTTTACACTTGTTGCCCTAGCACTTATTGTAAGGCGATACTACGCTTCTGGTGAAACCTCAACTCCCGACAGAAACAAACTCGCTGTGTTCTTGGTACTGATCGTAGGATCATCAGTTGGTTCTTCTATTTTTTGGGCAGTTAGCAACGGTTGGATTGCCTACACTGTGACAGTCACAATTTGGTTTGTTGCCACATTAGGCCTACAGTTGACTCTCAAACAAGCAAAGAAACCTAAACTTTGGGGGGTGCCATTAGTCCCTTGGTTGCCATCAGCCAGCATTGCCATCAACATCTTCATCTTGGGATCCATCGATGGTGCATCGTACATAAGATTCGGCGTTTGGACGTTGATTTTGCTCGTGTACTATTTGTTCGTGGTGCTGCACGCTTCGTACGACGCAGCTAGGGAGCTTGAAAGAAAGGCAGTTGATGCTAATATGGAGGCTGGGACTAGCAGAATCATTGAATTTAACTGA
- the LOC126623016 gene encoding cationic amino acid transporter 1-like, protein MGAGGGGDDEGIRRRGCTYRKDDFLPEESFQSWGNYVNALKKTPFRFVDRVLSRSADSTELVEVKARSHHEMKKKLNWWDLIWFGIGVVIGAGIFALTGLEARRHAGAAIVLSYVVSGVSAMLSVFCYTEFAVEIPVAGGSFAYLRVELGDFVAFIAAGNILLEYVISGAAVARSWTSYFTTLCNRSDTNDFRIIAHGFPEDYKYLDPIAVAVLICICCLAVLSIKGSSRLNYIASIFHIIVIVFIIIAGLTKADTKNYIDFAPFGPRGVFQASAVVFFAYVGFDAVSTMAEETKNPAKDIPIGLVGSMVIVTVLYCLLALTLGLMQPYNQIDEQAAFPVAFQAVGMGWAKYLVAAGALEGMTSALLGGAVGQARYLTHIARTHMVPPWFAQVDSKTGTPVNATVTLLAATAVIAFFTSLDVLANLVSISTLFIFSLVAIALLVRRYYVSGVTTQANRNKFIACLFIIISSSIATSVYWSRTDDWIAYVVTAPLWFLGTLGIWLLVPQARSPKLWGVPLVPWLPSLSIAINIFLLGSIDHASFIRFGVWTLIILVYYFIFGLHASYDTVKDSEAKRLEGGRNNELRKVEAARVATRDSGLDGGSGSNASETPAS, encoded by the exons ATGGGAGCGGGCGGCGGAGGAGACGATGAGGGGATACGGCGGAGAGGCTGCACGTACCGAAAGGACGATTTTCTCCCCGAGGAGTCGTTTCAGAGCTGGGGCAATTACGTCAATGCGCTGAAGAAGACTCCGTTCCGGTTCGTGGATCGCGTCCTTTCCCGGTCGGCGGACAGCACGGAGCTGGTGGAGGTGAAGGCGCGGAGTCATCAcgagatgaagaagaagctcaaCTGGTGGGACCTCATCTGGTTCGGAATTGGCGTTGTCATCGGCGCCGGAATATTCGCGCTCACAGGACTGGAGGCGAGAAGGCACGCAGGCGCCGCCATCGTGCTGTCGTACGTCGTCTCGGGCGTCTCCGCCATGCTCTCTGTTTTCTGTTACACCGAGTTCGCCGTCGAGATTCCTGTTGCAG GTGGCTCATTTGCCTACCTTAGGGTGGAGCTTGGGGACTTCGTGGCCTTCATTGCAGCAGGCAACATCCTCCTCGAGTACGTCATAAGTGGAGCAGCCGTTGCTCGTTCCTGGACATCCTACTTCACCACCCTCTGCAACCGCAGCGACACCAATGATTTCCGCATCATAGCCCACGGTTTCCCAGAGGACTACAAGTACCTCGATCCCATTGCTGTCGCTGTCCTTATTTGCATCTGCTGCCTTGCAGTCCTCAGCATAAAGGGCTCTTCTCGTCTCAACTACATTGCCTCGATTTTCCATATAATTGTCATTGTCTTCATCATCATCGCCGGCCTCACCAAAGCTGATACCAAAAACTACATCGATTTCGCCCCCTTTGGCCCGCGCGGCGTGTTCCAAGCGTCGGCTGTTGTGTTCTTCGCGTACGTTGGATTTGATGCTGTTTCAACCATGGCGGAGGAGACCAAGAATCCCGCAAAGGACATCCCAATTGGTCTTGTCGGCTCAATGGTGATTGTTACAGTGCTCTATTGCTTGCTTGCACTCACATTAGGCCTTATGCAGCCATATAACCAAATCGACGAACAAGCTGCATTTCCGGTTGCGTTTCAAGCTGTTGGGATGGGATGGGCTAAGTACCTTGTGGCAGCGGGCGCATTGGAAGGCATGACAAGCGCGCTGCTTGGCGGGGCAGTTGGACAGGCGCGGTACCTCACTCACATTGCCCGAACCCACATGGTGCCACCATGGTTTGCACAAGTTGATTCCAAAACCGGCACTCCTGTCAATGCCACGGTCACCTTACTCGCAGCCACGGCAGTCATTGCCTTCTTCACGAGCCTCGACGTTCTGGCCAACCTTGTCTCCATCTCCACTTTGTTCATCTTCAGCCTTGTTGCCATCGCTCTCCTTGTTCGCCGCTACTATGTCAGCGGCGTCACAACTCAGGCCAACAGGAACAAGTTCATTGCCTGCCTTTTCATCATAATTAGCTCTTCAATTGCCACCTCTGTCTATTGGAGCAGAACAGATGATTGGATTGCCTACGTGGTAACCGCGCCGCTTTGGTTCTTGGGTACTTTAGGGATTTGGTTACTTGTCCCCCAAGCAAGGAGTCCGAAGCTCTGGGGAGTGCCATTGGTGCCATGGTTGCCATCTCTTTCAATTGCCATCAACATTTTCCTGCTCGGGTCAATCGATCACGCCTCATTCATAAGGTTTGGAGTGTGGACTCTGATCATCTTGGTTTACTACTTCATCTTCGGATTGCACGCGTCTTATGACACGGTAAAGGACTCAGAAGCGAAGAGGCTGGAGGGCGGCAGAAACAATGAGTTGAGGAAGGTTGAAGCTGCAAGGGTTGCCACGAGGGACTCCGGCTTAGACGGCGGAAGTGGTAGCAATGCCTCTGAAACTCCTGCTAGTTAA
- the LOC126623017 gene encoding cationic amino acid transporter 1-like: MGTGGGGDDEGIRRRGCTYRRDDFLPEESFQSWGNYVDALKQTPGRFVDRVLTRSADNTELVEVKARSHHEMKKTLSWWDLIWFGLGAVIGAGIFVLTGLEAREDAGPAVVLSYVVSGVSALLSVFCYTEFAVEIPVAGGSFAYLRVELGDFVAFIAAGNILLEYVIGGAAVARSWTSYFTTLCNRSDTNDFRIIAHGFPEDYKYLDPIAVAVIIGICCLAVLSTKGSSRLNYIASIVHIIVILFIIIAGLTKADINNYRDFSPFGPRGVFQASAVLFFAYVGFDAVSTMAEETKNPAKDIPIGLVGSMVITTVLYCLLAVTLCLMRPYGQIDKQAPFSVAFEDVGMGWAKYVVAAGALKGMTSVLLVGAVGQARYLTHIARTHMVPPWFAQVDYKTGTPVNATVTMLAATAIIAFFTSLDILANLLSISTLFIFSLVAIALLVRRYYVSGVTTQANRNKFIAFLFIIISSSIATSVYWSRTDDWTAYVVTAPLWFLGTLGIWLLVPQARSPKLWGVPLVPWLPSLSIAINIFLLGSIDHASFIRFGVWTLIILVYYFIFGLHASYDTAKDSEAKRLEGGTNDELKKVQAARVATRDAGLDAGNGSNASAPPAS, translated from the exons ATGGGAACGGGCGGCGGAGGAGACGATGAGGGAATACGGCGGAGAGGCTGCACGTACCGAAGGGACGATTTTCTTCCCGAGGAGTCGTTCCAGAGCTGGGGCAATTACGTCGATGCGCTGAAGCAGACGCCGGGCCGGTTCGTGGATCGGGTCCTGACCCGGTCGGCGGACAACACGGAGCTGGTGGAGGTGAAGGCGCGGAGTCATCACGAGATGAAGAAGACGCTCAGCTGGTGGGACCTCATCTGGTTCGGACTCGGCGCTGTCATCGGCGCGGGAATATTCGTGCTCACGGGACTGGAGGCGAGAGAGGACGCGGGCCCCGCCGTCGTGCTGTCGTACGTCGTCTCGGGCGTCTCCGCCTTGCTCTCTGTTTTCTGTTACACCGAGTTCGCCGTTGAGATTCCTGTTGCAG GTGGCTCATTTGCCTACCTAAGGGTGGAGCTTGGGGACTTTGTGGCCTTCATTGCAGCAGGCAACATCCTCCTCGAGTACGTCATAGGTGGCGCAGCCGTTGCTCGTTCTTGGACATCCTACTTCACCACCCTCTGCAATCGCAGCGACACCAATGATTTCCGCATCATAGCCCACGGTTTCCCAGAGGACTACAAGTACCTCGATCCCATTGCTGTTGCTGTCATTATCGGCATCTGCTGCCTCGCAGTCCTCAGCACGAAGGGCTCTTCTCGTCTCAACTACATTGCCTCGATTGTCCACATCATTGTCATTCTCTTCATCATCATCGCTGGCCTCACCAAAGCAGATATCAACAACTACCGCGATTTCTCCCCCTTTGGCCCTCGCGGTGTATTTCAAGCTTCAGCTGTTCTATTCTTTGCGTACGTTGGATTTGATGCTGTTTCAACCATGGCGGAGGAGACCAAGAATCCCGCAAAGGACATCCCAATTGGTCTTGTCGGCTCAATGGTGATTACCACAGTGCTCTATTGCTTGCTTGCAGTGACATTATGCCTTATGCGGCCGTATGGCCAAATCGACAAACAAGCTCCATTTTCGGTTGCGTTTGAAGATGTTGGGATGGGATGGGCTAAGTACGTTGTGGCAGCGGGTGCATTGAAAGGCATGACAAGCGTGCTGCTTGTTGGGGCGGTTGGACAGGCGCGGTACCTCACTCACATTGCCCGAACCCACATGGTGCCCCCATGGTTTGCGCAAGTTGATTACAAAACCGGCACTCCTGTCAATGCCACGGTCACCATGCTTGCAGCCACCGCAATCATTGCCTTCTTCACAAGCCTTGACATTCTGGCCAACCTTCTCTCCATCTCCACTCTGTTCATCTTCAGTCTTGTTGCCATCGCTCTCCTTGTTCGACGCTACTATGTCAGCGGCGTCACAACTCAGGCCAACAGAAACAAGTTCATTGCCTTCCTTTTCATCATAATTAGCTCTTCAATTGCCACCTCTGTCTATTGGAGTAGAACAGATGATTGGACTGCCTACGTGGTAACCGCGCCGCTTTGGTTCTTGGGTACTTTAGGGATTTGGTTACTTGTCCCCCAAGCAAGGAGTCCGAAGCTCTGGGGAGTGCCACTGGTGCCATGGTTGCCATCTCTTTCAATTGCCATCAACATTTTCCTGCTCGGGTCAATCGATCACGCCTCGTTCATAAGGTTTGGAGTGTGGACTCTGATCATCTTGGTTTACTACTTCATCTTCGGATTGCACGCGTCTTATGACACGGCAAAGGACTCCGAAGCGAAGAGGCTGGAGGGCGGCACAAACGATGAGTTGAAGAAGGTTCAAGCTGCAAGGGTGGCCACGAGGGACGCCGGCTTAGACGCTGGAAATGGTAGCAATGCCTCTGCACCTCCTGCTAGTTAA